The Brassica oleracea var. oleracea cultivar TO1000 chromosome C6, BOL, whole genome shotgun sequence genome includes a region encoding these proteins:
- the LOC106297962 gene encoding uncharacterized protein LOC106297962, giving the protein MVLLPKATYDWKHLRIQDFEIVDEYNSALFKIVSKMRLCGETVTKKDLLEKTFSTFHSSNMLLQQQYRKKGFTTYTDLISCLLFAEANNELLMRNSEMRPPGSTPLPEANKDVEE; this is encoded by the coding sequence ATGGTGTTACTACCAAAGGCTACATATGATTGGAAACATCTGAGAATCCAGGATTTCGAAATCGTGGATGAATATAACTCAGCTCTATTCAAAATTGTCTCTAAAATGAGACTTTGTGGTGAGACTGTAACAAAGAAGGATTTGTTGGAAAAGACTTTCTCCACATTCCATTCTAGCAACATGTTGCTGCAACAGCAATACAGAAAGAAAGGTTTCACCACCTATACTGATCTGATCTCATGCCTATTATTCGCTGAGGCTAATAATGAGTTACTCATGAGGAACAGTGAGATGAGACCTCCTGGATCAACTCCATTACCTGAAGCCAATAAGGATGTAGAGGAATAG
- the LOC106298368 gene encoding uncharacterized protein LOC106298368, whose protein sequence is MASSSSSYLPHPHPHRISVLLHLIVFFLLSSLVASDTEALKGVGPGNSALSVNLTSCERIQVSGYPRTELGKYAHSFKVKLAPLVTLSERLHCKIQICVHRNASLGMCQCEKSDWKNLQKGQWSFVMSPYDTQYIDLKYTGQSSASVTISITEDFQQWRILCLVVGLVVILAAPVVSSWLPFYYTSSMAVGVFLVVLIIIFQVMRLLPTGRKNVMYLAFYGSVVGAGSFILHQFSMMIDMILVNFGLSEDMYSPVAILVLVGIAITGAAFGFWTVRKFVVSKDGGVDASVAQFVKWAMRSVAATFIFQSTMDTLLAMGAFLSASLLGYLISRTIHRRKSVVTQRQWLVPAGKGRPMHGRAEFLSRPGGGGLWNSAWTVPSYTGSPSNGLRNAMSRSSFNRRIPIERKDYYSTYHRTPNRKKLSKDEYEEVTRETTREAMAGLAASPGFSDWLIEHADRIKLLPDESYDDEMGSESDSTGEQSWAGFIW, encoded by the exons ATGGCTTCTTCTTCTTCTTCGTATCTTCCTCATCCTCATCCTCATCGAATCTCTGTTCTCCTTCATCTTATTGTATTCTTTCTCTTATCCTCCCTAGTCGCATCGGACACGGAGGCGCTCAAAG GTGTTGGTCCGGGCAACTCAGCTCTGAGTGTCAACCTTACTTCGTGCGAGCGCATCCAAGTCTCTGGCTACCCAAGAACCGAATTAGGAAAGTATGCACATTCTTTTAAGGTCAAGTTGGCTCCTTTGGTTACTCTCTCGGAGAGGCTACACTGCAAAATTCAGATTTGTGTTCACCG GAATGCTTCACTTGGAATGTGTCAGTGTGAGAAATCTGATTGGAAAAATCTTCAGAAGGGCCAGTGGAGCTTTGTCATGTCCCCATATGATACACAATACATTGATTTGAAGTACACTGGTCAATCTTCTGCTTCAGTCACCATCTCCATTACAGAAG ATTTTCAGCAATGGCGTATTCTCTGTCTTGTGGTCGGACTGGTGGTGATCTTGGCAGCACCAGTTGTCAGCAGCTGGCTTCCATTTTACTACACCAGCTCTATGGCTGTTGGTGTCTTCCTCGTCGTTCTTATCATTATTTTCCAG GTTATGAGGCTATTGCCTACCGGGAGGAAAAACGTTATGTATCTTGCTTTCTACGGATCTGTG GTAGGGGCTGGATCATTCATTCTACATCAGTTCTCAATGATGATCGACATGATTCTTGTCAACTTCGGGCTGAGTGAAGACATGTATAGTCCA GTTGCAATCCTCGTGCTTGTGGGAATAGCCATCACAGGAGCTGCTTTTGGATTCTGGACGGTGAGGAAGTTTGTGGTTTCCAAAGATGGAGGTGTGGATGCTAGTGTTGCCCAGTTTGTTAAATGGGCAATGCGTTCTGTAGCCGCCACGTTTATCTTCCAG AGCACAATGGATACCCTTTTGGCGATGGGAGCTTTCCTCTCAGCTAGCTTACTCGGTTATCTTATCAGCAGAACCATTCACAGAAG GAAAAGCGTTGTAACTCAAAGGCAGTGGCTGGTCCCTGCAGGTAAGGGACGTCCTATGCATGGACGAGCTGAGTTTCTTAGCCGTCCCGGAGGAGGTGGACTGTGGAACAGTGCTTGGACTGTACCTTCATATACTGGTTCTCCTTCTAACG GTTTGAGGAATGCGATGTCACGGTCTTCATTTAACCGGAGAATACCGATTGAAAGGAAGGATTATTATTCTACGTACCACAGGACGCCGAACCGGAAGAAGTTGTCAAAGGACGAGTATGAAGAGGTGACACGAGAGACGACGAGGGAAGCAATGGCGGGACTCGCTGCTTCTCCGGGGTTCAGTGATTGGTTGATTGAGCATGCTGACAGAATCAAGTTGCTTCCGGATGAAAGTTATGATGACGAGATGGGTAGTGAATCAGACTCAACCGGTGAACAATCCTGGGCAGGTTTTATCTGGTAG
- the LOC106299265 gene encoding MATH domain-containing protein At5g43560-like yields the protein MYVEIDSKSLTPPNEISVVELRFFVYNKKKNKYFTIQDVEVKRFNALKTVWGWGRVLLYDTFNNHGNGYIFEGDQCEFGVNVIVSPPPTRMEILSFHDKIPYPKYLWTVKKFSELIEYVHISNSFSMGAMEWFLKLYPKGFSRADGKWLSVFLHLADSHAPKADEKIFMQGHVRLLDPLGSNHWARQTGDWHIESNNGWGWDQFLSLDKLRKVYLDKEDALNIEIEFQVVSATKYFPII from the exons ATGTACGTTGAAATAGACAGCAAAAGCTTAACACCACCAAATGAGATTTCCGTCGTAGAACTCCGTTTTTTTGTCTACAACAAGAAGAAAAACAAGTACTTTACTATTCAAG ATGTGGAAGTAAAGCGGTTCAATGCACTTAAAACGGTGTGGGGTTGGGGGCGAGTTCTTTTGTATGATACTTTCAATAACCATGGAAATGGATACATCTTCGAAGGTGATCAATGCGAGTTTGGTGTTAATGTCATAGTTTCTCCACCCCCTACCAGAATGGAAATCCTTTCTTTTCATGATAAAATTCCTTATCCCAAGTATTTATGGACTGTCAAGAAGTTTTCTGAGTTGATAGAATATGTTCACATATCTAACTCTTTTTCAATGGGAGCAATGGAATG GTTTCTAAAGCTCTATCCAAAGGGCTTCTCTAGAGCCGATGGCAAATGGTTATCCGTTTTTCTCCATTTAGCTGACAGTCATGCACCAAAAGCAGATGAGAAGATTTTCATGCAAGGACATGTGCGACTTCTTGACCCACTTGGATCTAATCACTGGGCACGGCA GACTGGGGACTGGCACATTGAATCAAACAACGGTTGGGGTTGGGATCAGTTTTTGTCTTTAGATAAACTTCGGAAGGTTTACTTGGATAAAGAAGATGCGTTGAATATTGAGATCGAATTTCAAGTGGTTTCGGCTACCAAATATTTCCCCATTATTTAA
- the LOC106299379 gene encoding probable ran guanine nucleotide release factor, with product MSSSELCLERPLFGGAITSAFPQRFQDASNIRQVPDHQEVFVDPSRDESLIFELLDFKSDVGDNGSASWFLQDLAREQDAEAFKLIDQSQVIEAPGLSFRNIPAVVTSAVGEMAISKGRQGRDAQNLVRVYVANLRLKGVETDVLVTAYEPILINPLSESANAVGSGLAVPASQSGISPMCDVIKHAVSTFRVNDWSLFGSSA from the exons ATGTCTAGTAGTGAGTTGTGTCTGGAGAGGCCTTTGTTTGGCGGCGCTATTACCAGCGCCTTCCCTCAAAGATTCCAG GATGCGAGTAATATCCGACAAGTTCCAGATCATCAG GAAGTGTTTGTGGATCCTTCAAGAGATGAGAGTTTGATATTCGAGCTTTTAGATTTCAAGAGCGACGTTGGGGACAACGGCAGTGCTTCTTGGTTTCTTCAGGATCTTGCTCGTGAGCAAGACGCCGAAGCATTCAAG TTGATTGACCAATCACAAGTCATTGAAGCTCCTGGACTCTCCTTCAGAAACATCCCTGCCGTTGTCACATCTGCTGTTGGAGAGATG GCTATATCCAAAGGAAGACAGGGAAGAGATGCACAAAACTTAGTTAGG GTATATGTGGCGAATCTTCGTCTCAAGGGAGTTGAAACAGATGTCTTAGTGACTGCGTATGAACCTATTCTCATCAA CCCACTGAGCGAAAGCGCGAATGCTGTGGGATCTGGTTTAGCTGTGCCAGCTTCACAATCTGGAATTTCGCCAATGTGTGATGTCATTAAACATGCAGTCTCTACGTTCAGAGTCAATGACTGGAGTCTTTTCGGTTCCTCTGCTTGA